The segment TTTGACAACATAGCGATCCATGTGTACAGCTCCAATTGGTTTTCCATCTCTCTTTAATGATTAATGGAATTGTTCCTGTTAAAAGTCAAGAACTATGAGAAATATGTGGAGAGAGATGAGAGTTACTCGGTGCAGCCAGGAGAATGTTTTTACTGTAGGTGGTATGTGCCTGTTCAAGATGTACGCTTGATATCAAGACTACTGAAAACAGCAATAATGCTtagctgaaaatatttttcactatTTATTCACATAGATCTTATcatgttttacacttttttcaATTCACAAAGAAGTGAAATTCAGGAAGCAGGTTACATCATCTTTGGACATGGACCAGATATGTATGGAGTATACAGCATCCCAGGAATATTTTGGAGCTGACAGATGACAACAGTTGTTTATGACAACTGCCTAGGTTCGTTATATAAGGAGTTATTTGGTCCCACATGGGAGGAGTGGGTGTTACTTAAGCAGACTGGAACACAAATATGTCAGATATTCCTTCCCTGTCGACAACTGCACTTTGTATCTAGGGTGCATAGTAACAGGTTGATTGATGGATTGGAGGATCCATGGaggattattatttattttttggagtTGTTTGGATTATTGGTAAAACTCGCCCTTTACTTTTGGATCACAAAAATGACCACAATGTGGATTTATAATTTAGCAAcctatattataaatatataatatataaaccAACCTTTAATAGTATTGGAAAAGCTTAATTATTTCAGATTTAGCTGTTTAGGGTTGTTAATTTTGGAGTTTTAGTACTGTACTAACATTCATGTTAAAAATTGTTCAAATAATTCATTTTATCTTAAAAAATGTATCATGATACAAGcaataactaaaaataatagttttagAAGCACCACTGAGACAAATGCAAACATCAAGCAGCATAcctattttaatttgttatcaACAACTCTCTGGTTATAATAATGTCATAAAATATCCAGGACTTTGACTGCAAGTCTAACactaaagtaaatgtttacTGTCAGAAAAACAAGGTGCCATGCCTTCCCATTTACAGTATCTGCTAGTGCAAGTAAAtgggaaaaatgtattttactgactTAGAATtaacaatatgtaaaataacataaaatcaacaaataataaaagcaaaattacaTCTTAAGATTTCCTCTACAAAGCTGTCAGTACATGGTACAGAATACTTCTTTCAGATTCTTCTTGAGTACTTtgttaaaattgtgtttttatgtttgtgtgacaaAGTTGATAGGATTTTCTTACCTTGTGTGCTCCTTTAATAAGATTTGTAAAGTTGACAATATTAATCCTGAATTACACACATATGGTTGTTGTGCATGCTCCGGAGAAAAGTTGTCTGTACCGTAGCACTGCAGTGAATGATCTTTTAGCCTCAGCCCTCCCCACTCCCTGCTGACACTCACTCAACCACGTAGCTCTCCACAGTTTATGTGTGCGTGCGCGTCTCTGACTGTGGCTTTGTCCCGTTTCAGGATAGACttactctctttctctgtgacaCTGTCTAAGCACTGTAGAAAGAAAAGATGGGTTTCATTCTCAGATTAAGTTGTGAATTTAATCTCCTACTGTTGAGGTAATGCAGGGAGTTCCCTGGCCGTTGCcctttgtctgtctgtgaaagGAAAGAAGTGATAATAGGGTATAAAATACATTCCAAGTGGatcatgtttgtcacatttgCTGCGCTCATTGTGATTACCGTGGTTTGCTGGAATGCTtccttttattgctttatttgcTAGTGTGCGCACTCATATTAGCAAATATTCCTGTGAACTATTCAGATGCTAAAATCAACAAGAACTATTTCTGAATGACGCGACAGTATTCTGAATTCCtgggtatttatttattattttgttgcttAGGATTGCCGTTTCCTTATTTTGGCTTCCTCAGAAACGGTCAACTTGTTTATAGACCTTCCCTggctctctcttactctctctctatctctttcttCATGCctcactatataaataaatgagtagAATAGAAATCCACAAAGCAAGAGGATCCGGgagactaaaataaataaaaggatgCTTGTGTGAAAAAGTTAAACATAACTTTGGCAAATTGGAAAGATATCAGTTTTATGAGTAAGTTAGTCTGACAGACGTTTTTAAAAGAATGCAGTAACATAACATGTTTGACTGTCACATTCTCGGGGAGACAGATTAGTGGGTTGGGAAGCTGTTTTTTCATTCCAGTGGTGATAAGACGTGTATGGGCAAGACTGACGAATGACAGCAGGGCTCACCCCTGATCAGAAACCATGAGACTTATGTAAGGGTTAGCAAGAAAAGCCAGCCTGCCCCTGAGCCAAACGGGCTTTCCTCTATGTGGTTTGCTTTTGGGTGGAGCAGGCTGGcgatcttttctgtttttgttacatCGCATGCATAATAGttcaatgtttgtttaaatcagTAAAGCAGttgaaacactgaacatctgTCGGATCGTTTCAGTCTTCACAGGCGCTCATGCTGTGATTCTGCTGTTGAATATTCAGACATTATTGATGTGTCGTCAAGGACCGTCTGGTGTCCATATGTCTTCTCCTTAGGGGACAGTTTTACCATTTGGACAAAAATCTAAACAGGAAGGGAGACCATTGGTCACCCAGACTGTGCCTGAGGGATTCAAGGCCATATGGGAGACTGAATGTCTGAACGTAGGCTTCCGACCATGGACGTGCCACGGTACTGTCCATTTGGTCATTATCACTCTGCACACTTCAGCTATCCTATTATCAGAAATGTCACATCTTCACTCCCTTTCCACTGAACTGTTGGACAGATGCTGGGAAACCGGTCTACACTGTGACGTCTGCAGAGATCGCCCTCTAGTGGGAGTTTTCtagtatttatatgtttttgccTCAATAAGtagcaatgttttatttttccagaaGTTACTCATGTATATCTCCAGTTTGTCTCCAACAAATACGATCTGTTTATTGTCAACCAAAAAGTAACTATATGTGAAATAGTTCAACTCAGGAAATGTTCTCATGCCACCAATCTGTCACCAGCTCCTCCAATGTTTGGAGCACTTCCTAGTCCGTGACACACAATGTTTCCGGAGAGACTCGGGTCATGAAATGGCTAAGGACAGAGTGGAGCTGTGAAAGGTTGCTGGTTCTATTGTTTGCTATACCACTGGACAGCAGCAGACCATGAATACCAATGAGCCATTTTTAACTGTTCCCTGCAGGTGCTGGCAGTTCCCAATGCAAAGTAGCCATTGTGATGTGCAAGAGCAGTTCTCAGGATGTGAGCAACAGGTCTGTACAACAGTTGTGGGACAAAGGATATTTGTCCGTTTCCTCCTCTGGTGTGGACAGGAAGGACACTTtttacagtggcaggaaaaagtatgtgaacgttttggaatttcataggttgatgcatttatttatcataaaatgtgatctccTTGTATtagttaatactcttaacttaattgaagatcagatcatattttatgacatattaatgcagaaaaccataaaacatactttttcttgccactgtatgtatttttgcaAAGCTGAAGTCATGTTTTTAACCAcaggtgttattatttttgcttttttgtagTCCTGCTTACTGTTTCTGGTTTTATAAATTGTAAATTGCTGAATATTTCAATGATTAATTTGCGTTTGCACTTGACTTCACCATAACCACTGTGCCGTTATAATGGCAGCACTTCCTCTGTGCTGCCATTATAATGTAGATGGGCTTTGCTTAGGCACAGGGAGTACTTCCCAGTGTGCGCTCACATTTTAAGAACACTGCCTAGTGTCACCGCCTAAATGTTTTGTGTCGCATagcagaaaaatgtattaatttaatctTGCTGAGGCATTCTGACAGTTAAATCATGTGGCTGACAAATAATTGGCACACATTTGAATTCAATGCTCATCAGTTACAAGCATAATGTTGatgttaatgattttttttttttttttttttttttgaagcaaCCACACCCAATATATGTAATACACTTTCTACTTTATTTGTTGCCACAGCAGTGTAACAAAACACACGCCCAAACTAGTCCACAAAGAGACTGAAATAAATCAGGGTTGGAGGTTTTTCACCAGCAGTGAACGTCATAAAATgtatcacatttaaataagGAGGAAAAActacaacagaaaaacagttaCGTGGTCAACAAAGGATGATGGCACTCCTTTACAGCTCTGGTTCTAACCTTTTTTTCCTAGGCATGGCCAACACAGCATGATCCTTGTACCTATGGACACACCAGGTGTAAAGCTCATCAGACCACTCACTGTGTTTGGACAGGATGGTAAGATTATGCCTTGTCATCACATCTTCGTGTgctattttttatcttttaccaCAATATTAAgtttttatacaaaatataaccagttttcattaaattaaacatttttccCCCCATTTCTGTGCTCAGATGCCGTCCATGGTGGCCACTTTGAAGTGCACTTTGAAAACGTGCGGGTCCCTGCCTCCAACATTATTCTGGGTAAGAAACTGTATTGGTACTTCTCTTGCGTTGTATTCCTCACATTAGATTTTTCCATGAAGCACTCTACACCTGTAAAGCCTTAGAAATGTGATTCCTTATCTTTATAGTGTTTAGACAATAAACTGATTTTCAGATGAACATGTGTGAAAGGTCACTAAGACAGAGGTATCATTTCCCTCTGGTGATGATTGACGATATCTCTGTTGTTTCCAGGAGAAGGCAGGGGATTTGAGATTGCTCAGGGTCGTCTGGGACCAGGAAGGCTGCACCACTGTATGAGGGCTGTTGGCCTCGCAGAGTTTGCACTGGAGTTGCTCTGTCAGCGGGCTGCGTCCAGACGCACATTTGGAAAGAAACTCTACCAACATGTGAGTAAACATTTAGTCAACTGAACTAAATTCTACTTTAATTTGAAGGTTCCTGTAGCATGTGTGGGGTTCCTTCCCACTGTCGACACCTAGTGGACAGATGTGTAGCTACACCGTGAGTAAATGTGAGtatgtctactgtatgtgtacaggAGGTTGTTGCTCACTGGATAGCAGAGTGCCGTCTCATGATAGAACAGGCCCGTCTACTGACTCTACATGCTGCTCATGCGCTGGATACAGTGGGAAGTCGGGCTGCTCGCAAACAGGTACGACTTTAGTCTAACTGAGCATGCTGTGTCCTATTTCCACACTATTTACTAATACAGTATACGGCCTTTGCAATTAATATGTAAGAAATAACCATACTGCAGATTtacacaaaggaaaaaatatttacagctgtcacattttaaactgGCTTCAGAATGGCCCTGCTACTTCAGCTcagctaaatattaaaattagttttatcCCCAAGTTTAAACTTGTGTAAGTTTCACAGCACTATCACTCATGTTTCCTTCAACAATGCACCAAATCACTGGGTTAAAGtatgaaaaattacattttaggcATACACCGTTTTATTACCCGTGTGTACTTTATACCTGTGTTTATGTAGTATTTATTTGATGTTGCATGAGTCCTCTTTATTTCTACTGTGGCCGGCTTCCTAGATTTCTATGATTAAGGTGGCAGCAGCCAGGATGGCCTGTAAGGTGGTGGACTGTGCCATGCAGGTGTATGGAGGTGCAGGTGTATCTGCAGACTTCCCTCTAGCACAGATGTGAGTATATTTTCCACACAAGTGAAGAGCATCATGAAATAAATCTGATACCCCTACTAAGGACGTTCTTCCTCAGGTATTCATATGCACGGACTCTGCGCTTTGCCGACGGACCTGATGAAGTGCACCTCTCTTCTATTGCATATCAAGAATTGAAGGATCAGCTCAAAAAGGCACAGGCAAAACTGTAAACAAGCAGTTGTAACCGCCTCACTAAACTACATTGCTGTTTTCAGATACATTTTTGCATAATGCCTTTTCAGTACCAATGAAGTATCCGCTGAGAAGGCCTCTGACTCTAAGTCCTCAGAATTACATTATTGTGCTACTAAAATACACTAACTGTAAATGAGATTTACCAGAACTGCCTTCTTTCAAATCAAAATCAGTACTCGATTCCTGTTTTTCACTAAataatatttgattaaaaatgacgTGTTTATTaggaagtctttttttttttacgtgaactacaaaaacagaaaatgacagcaTGAATATAAGACTAATTGTCATCACACTCTGTACGGGTGTGGTCTACCACATGGATGAATTCCATTTGAAGGTGGTGGGGAATCAGGACACACaagcacattattttttttttgtacaatatAAAACAGCAATGGCCCCCATCCATTTGATACACCTATTGGCAACCCATGCAACATCCTCCACTCTTCATTGTCTATACATTAACATCTGGGTAGAGAGCTTCAGCTGCCAAATCAGTCAGTCAATCTTTTTATACAACACGGTGCAGAAAAGGGAAGAATGACAGGGCAGGAGAAAAGGCCGGTCTGGAGGCTGAAGGAAAAGACATGTCAGTGTTTGCtcttctttgactttttgtgaGACCGGTGGGGAGACCTTGATTTGGAGCGGGACTTCTTAGTTGACTTCTTGGGCGTCCTGGAACGCGACCTCCTGGATCGTTTAGGTGTGCGCGGTGATGAGGGAGATCTAGTGGGACAAAGATGCAATACTTTGGTTACACCTTTATGCATCAACTCACCTGATCCCACAACTATTCATGAAGATCATGGGGACTGTAGCAGAAAATGCAAGGTTAAAGCCAGAAGCTCCTAATGAGAGCTCATCTTACCTCTTGGAGGACTTCTTGTTGCTGGATCGAGGGGAGTCTTTATGAGAAGAGCGTGAAGATGTGTCTTTGGAGTATGATCGATCGGAACGTTCTGAGCGCTCTGAACGGGGAGAGGATGATCGGCCTCGTCTGCTGCTACTTCGTGTTGGGCTGGGGGACCCACTGTGACGCCGCTTCCTATCACCCACAGGGGAAAATAATTATCCATTAATTCaacaaatgtcatgtttaaaatACCCACTCCAAAATACTAGACCTACACTTTTACTCCCTGCCAAATAGGTCCCACCTCTCTTTCCTTGTTGGTGTGTcatccttctctttttccttcttcaacTCCTTCAAGCGTGTCTCggctttctccttctctttctcccgctcaagtttctccttttctttttcctacaGGAAAGGTTCATAATAAATTTAAGTAATTTTGCTGTATTCCGGTACTTAATGTGATAACGTTTGCAGGGCCTTATTTATTACCTTTTGTAGTAGTTTATCCCTGTAGTGCTCCACCTGCTCCTGGATACTCTGGCCAGGCTTCTTTGGCCTTTTACCAGACTCCAGCTCATCCTGGAACTTCATGACCTTAACCTAAATAATgatcaaaataattaatttctacTGCACACAAAATACCTCAAAGATTATGACATGTTGGTACATGAAATTTTGGGGTTTGTAATAACCCTAAGGTACCTCTATCTCTCTGAGCTTGGAGCGTTTCTCCTCATTCATTTCTGACATCTTGGACTTAATATCTGAGTCCTCTCTAATGGGATTGGAGTAGCTCTGAATGTCCTCCGAGCAAGGGCtcctatcatcatcatcactgtcctCCTCATTCCTTCAAAAGGTGGAAAACAGTTTATAAATTCAGTGTCCTGAGGTCTTCACAGTGTAACAAAATAAGACTATTACCGTCAAAACAAACGTGCATGtgcacccccacacacaccaactCACTTTTTCGGTTCTTCTGGTTGCTCAAACATCTCCCATTTTGAGGTTGTCACAGCTGAGGAGTAAACACAAACCAATTAGAAATCAGCACTGAGGCAAAAATAGCAGCAACATCACATCTATTACTGTCAAGCTACTGTAATTTAGGtacacatttgtgtgtattatgtCTGTCAGGGTATAATTAGTCTAATTTGCCACCTCAAGGTCTCACCTTGAGCTTCTAACTCAGACTCATCCACCGCTTCCCATTTTGAGGGTGCTACCTTGAAGGTTACCTCCTTGGATGGATccactttaaaacaaaacaaaaaaacaaacaaaacaggaaaatgacaTTAAGTTGAGTTACTGTACAATAGCTGCAAAAACATTTGGACTGGGGTCATCAAATCCTGTGTAGATTTCTGTACTACTCACAAGGTATTCCATCTATGTCTTCTTCCATGGGCTTGATAGGAACACCGTCAAGGTCATCGAGGGGGGCTCCGTCAATAGGAGCCCCATCAATGGGCCCTGCATCAATTGGCACCCCATCCACATCCTCCAGTGGAGTGCCATCGACATAGTCCCCGATTGGTGCTCCGTCTATGTCTTCTGGTGGCTCAGGCTGGaccaaattaaacatttcacacacaaaataaataaacagaaatgtgtgactTTAGTAGAACACAGGGTAGGTTCCTAGGGCTACGTTACTGTAATAAAATTGTGAAAgtattgtttcatattttaccTCCACAATGCTTGGAGGCTCCTTCTCGGCAGAGAGATTAACCAGACCCAGGAATATGTTCTGCAGCTTGATAAGGAAGGGGTCTGGATATACAGCCCAATCCTCCCATGCCCGGAAACAGGACATTACTCGTTGCTGCCAGAGGAACACAAAATATAGACAGTTGATTTATAAAATTATGGTTGGATAGGTTAGGTTAGGTAATAGGTTGGATTTTAAACATCTGGTCATTTTGATGTTTACCTTAAAGTTCTCACACTGAAGGTGGCCCTGTATTGTTTTGTATGTCGCATTGAGGTCTGAGAAAATCTGGCAGAGTTTTGTCTCAAAACTGTTGAGAATAAGAGAATATAGTAAAAATCTTAACTTGAAAGCCTTATGTCATAGTTTAATATGATAGATTGCACAACTTACTATTTTCTGTAGTAAGACGCATTTGCTACTTTGGCAGAAGAGTTGTACAGCACATCAGACACTAAATACAACCGTGCAATCTGAaattgaaaagacaaaaaagggacaaagaaaaaataaataaatttcttttaaatccaaatgtttCTTCAGACAATTGACTACTATATCATTTGACATTATTTTCTAGCTGAAGGGCTGTGTTATGTTTTGCCTTCTTGGGTAGAGGGGTCTTGAGGATGGAGAGGGACTCTGTGATGCACTCTACAATCTCTTCAGCAGCTTCAGCGTGGCTAAGACAAAACAACATGGCCTCTGCAATGTCTCCCCTCCTTGGAGTCAAACCACGCAGCATCTCCTCCAGTTTGTCCCGCTCCCTGCAGAAATTAAAACCAGTTAAATCAAATTCTAATTACAGGTTTATCAACAGCAGAGCATTTCAACACAGTAGTTCCATGCACTGATTCATTACGCCATAAATTACTAAACAATTTATGCCAATAGTCATAAGGAAATGGTCTTACTCTTCTTTCAAGGAGCCTTTCTTGCtggcttcctcctcttcttcctcttcttccccatCATCATAAGGACCATGGAGGTATGGATTAAGAGGAGGCGGACGCCACAAAGAACCATTTTTAAACATCCTAAAATCGTCTGTTCGCCATTTGCCTGGTGCTTCACCCTGACAAAGATAATTtgcagaaaatgtcaaaataaaacctaCTCCTAGAACATTAGGTTTGTCTTCGTAAATATGTTGGATGCCACAGAAATCCTCTGCTGAACTGAAACAATCtttaaacacagaaattaaaccTGTAGTATGGAGTAGAGCTTCCACCGATAGTATACATGTGCCGGGCTCTGGTTCTCAAATAGAAACCTGGAAAAGAAAGACATAactcagggaaaaaaaaaacaccttaaaaCTAATAATGCAATTTAGTAAATGTAAACAGTTAATACATTTCTGACTCAGTACAGATGCACTGACCTGTACATAGGATTGTTGATTTCTCTGTTCATGATCATGGCTTCAAACATTGGTCCTTCACGCACCACAAACTCGATCATTCGGTGGATGAGAGAGAGCAAATTCctacaagaaaaacacagttaaagcAAACAGATTCAGACTGGCCTGACTTTTGAGCACTATAAAAGCCTGCCTAATAAAGATTAATTTATGCTTGGTGGTTTGACACCCTGAACAGTTGTCTTACTAAAGGCCAGGCAGATGTTTCACAAGAACATGCAGCCTTTGTCACCTACAGGAGTCTACAGCGGAATAGTGAGTTGCCATACAACATACCCGGCAATGGACCATGCtaaaatgatgaatgataaATTATTTACTAATCTAATACagctacatttttaatgaagaaTTAGGTGATAGATATCTTCACAGAGAGACTGTCAACTGTCAAAGTGTCACATGACCAGGCATAAATTCCATCTGTGACTATGCCTCAGAGCCTATGTAGAACATGAATGCCAAAAACtcataacagtaaaatactCAAACAATTAAGAATTtgtacaacaaaaaaataaatcaaacaaattaCATAGCATGATTTTGTTATGGTGTATCATGAAGTTCTTTAAGGCTTTAGTGCAACAGGTTTTAATTACATTGCACTGTGTTGAAATCTTCCTATCAATTCCCACTCATCTCCTGACTAATGTGGAGTGAGGAAGAACCAAAGCAGTATAGGATTGTTGGCCTAAATATGCTAAACAGTTCATCTACTGGTGAAGCTGATAATGACTGAATACAGTGCAAATGGGAACATTAGAGATTTTTGTGACGATGTTTGGGGAAATACATGGTGCAGGCTGCATACAATTAACCTAAAGTGCCCAACAAGACAAAAGATGTCTTTTATTTGACAACACAGATCACATTTACTTGTATTGGAGCCGATCGTACCAATGGCAGGGTAAAATTCAGTATACTTTCCCAATCCATCCCATGATGCTTTTCAGGTCCCTCGCTGCTGCAGACAGTTCAACTTGTGCTGCTCACCAAGGCCAATGTCAAAGGTCATATAGAAACTAATCCTGGCAGGTTTAGATTTGTTGGCAGGGGCCATATTTACTGAGCTCCCGATAGAATGACAGAGGCCAAGGGGGTAGACGGTCTGAGTGAGCAATGGTCAGAGCGCAGATTTTAACAAACTACAGATCTAGGGTCAGCAGACTATGTATGTGGCAGTACTATGTCACCAAAGTTgagcaacacaaataaatgttgatgtaCAGCGTGGAACTCTGATGGAATAATGTCATGTCCTCTGGATAAACATctaaacagcacaaacagcttCAACAATGTTTTGCTGCATATTTAAACCAAGTGTAAATGATGGTGGGATGTGAAAGAGAAGGGCACAAAAAAAAGGTTGTCAGTCAGTATTCATCTATGTACTGGTATGAAAACATTGTAATATTGCCTCAACCGTTGCTCACCCACACAGACCAGCCCCCTGTAGCATGCAGTGATCAACTGATCAAACATTTTGCTTTATTATGGGAtgttttttctgaatttttacaccaatttaaaaaaagaaaaacatgtaccTTTCTGTTGGGATAACCACTTTGACTATGGCTTGCGACAGAGTCTGTATATGAAGTCACATCAGATAATAA is part of the Anabas testudineus chromosome 2, fAnaTes1.2, whole genome shotgun sequence genome and harbors:
- the u2surp gene encoding U2 snRNP-associated SURP motif-containing protein isoform X2; the protein is MADRTPGGSQKASAKALLESKLKSFSIGKMAVAKRTLSKKEQDEIKKKEDERAAAEIYEEFLAAFEGGGEGKVKAFVRGGIANATKEEAAADDKRGKLYKPKSRFETQPKSFLPLETPPQFLALDKKHSLKKNTEKEKKKSNLELFKEELKQIQEERDERHKLKGRVSRFEPLSGLDGRRSFLDDCAPGSHDVGDPSTTNLYLGNINPQMNEEMLCQEFGRYGPLASVKIMWPRTDEERARERNCGFVAFMNRRDAERALKNLNGKMIMNFEMKLGWGKGVPIPPHPIYIPPSMMEHTLPPPPSGLPFNAQPRERLKNPNAPLLPPPKNKEEFEKTLSQAIVKVVIPTERNLLSLIHRMIEFVVREGPMFEAMIMNREINNPMYRFLFENQSPAHVYYRWKLYSILQGEAPGKWRTDDFRMFKNGSLWRPPPLNPYLHGPYDDGEEEEEEEEASKKGSLKEEERDKLEEMLRGLTPRRGDIAEAMLFCLSHAEAAEEIVECITESLSILKTPLPKKIARLYLVSDVLYNSSAKVANASYYRKYFETKLCQIFSDLNATYKTIQGHLQCENFKQRVMSCFRAWEDWAVYPDPFLIKLQNIFLGLVNLSAEKEPPSIVEPEPPEDIDGAPIGDYVDGTPLEDVDGVPIDAGPIDGAPIDGAPLDDLDGVPIKPMEEDIDGIPLDPSKEVTFKVAPSKWEAVDESELEAQAVTTSKWEMFEQPEEPKKNEEDSDDDDRSPCSEDIQSYSNPIREDSDIKSKMSEMNEEKRSKLREIEVKVMKFQDELESGKRPKKPGQSIQEQVEHYRDKLLQKEKEKEKLEREKEKEKAETRLKELKKEKEKDDTPTRKERKRRHSGSPSPTRSSSRRGRSSSPRSERSERSDRSYSKDTSSRSSHKDSPRSSNKKSSKRSPSSPRTPKRSRRSRSRTPKKSTKKSRSKSRSPHRSHKKSKKSKH
- the u2surp gene encoding U2 snRNP-associated SURP motif-containing protein isoform X1, coding for MADRTPGGSQKASAKALLESKLKSFSIGKMAVAKRTLSKKEQDEIKKKEDERAAAEIYEEFLAAFEGGGEGKVKAFVRGGIANATKEEAAADDKRGKLYKPKSRFETQPKSFLPLETPPQFLALDKKHSLKKNTEKEKKKSNLELFKEELKQIQEERDERHKLKGRVSRFEPLSGLDGRRSSDGSSRRNRPSSVLDDCAPGSHDVGDPSTTNLYLGNINPQMNEEMLCQEFGRYGPLASVKIMWPRTDEERARERNCGFVAFMNRRDAERALKNLNGKMIMNFEMKLGWGKGVPIPPHPIYIPPSMMEHTLPPPPSGLPFNAQPRERLKNPNAPLLPPPKNKEEFEKTLSQAIVKVVIPTERNLLSLIHRMIEFVVREGPMFEAMIMNREINNPMYRFLFENQSPAHVYYRWKLYSILQGEAPGKWRTDDFRMFKNGSLWRPPPLNPYLHGPYDDGEEEEEEEEASKKGSLKEEERDKLEEMLRGLTPRRGDIAEAMLFCLSHAEAAEEIVECITESLSILKTPLPKKIARLYLVSDVLYNSSAKVANASYYRKYFETKLCQIFSDLNATYKTIQGHLQCENFKQRVMSCFRAWEDWAVYPDPFLIKLQNIFLGLVNLSAEKEPPSIVEPEPPEDIDGAPIGDYVDGTPLEDVDGVPIDAGPIDGAPIDGAPLDDLDGVPIKPMEEDIDGIPLDPSKEVTFKVAPSKWEAVDESELEAQAVTTSKWEMFEQPEEPKKNEEDSDDDDRSPCSEDIQSYSNPIREDSDIKSKMSEMNEEKRSKLREIEVKVMKFQDELESGKRPKKPGQSIQEQVEHYRDKLLQKEKEKEKLEREKEKEKAETRLKELKKEKEKDDTPTRKERKRRHSGSPSPTRSSSRRGRSSSPRSERSERSDRSYSKDTSSRSSHKDSPRSSNKKSSKRSPSSPRTPKRSRRSRSRTPKKSTKKSRSKSRSPHRSHKKSKKSKH
- the u2surp gene encoding U2 snRNP-associated SURP motif-containing protein isoform X3 produces the protein MLPCFLRLKTRRSLRRNLLSLIHRMIEFVVREGPMFEAMIMNREINNPMYRFLFENQSPAHVYYRWKLYSILQGEAPGKWRTDDFRMFKNGSLWRPPPLNPYLHGPYDDGEEEEEEEEASKKGSLKEEERDKLEEMLRGLTPRRGDIAEAMLFCLSHAEAAEEIVECITESLSILKTPLPKKIARLYLVSDVLYNSSAKVANASYYRKYFETKLCQIFSDLNATYKTIQGHLQCENFKQRVMSCFRAWEDWAVYPDPFLIKLQNIFLGLVNLSAEKEPPSIVEPEPPEDIDGAPIGDYVDGTPLEDVDGVPIDAGPIDGAPIDGAPLDDLDGVPIKPMEEDIDGIPLDPSKEVTFKVAPSKWEAVDESELEAQAVTTSKWEMFEQPEEPKKNEEDSDDDDRSPCSEDIQSYSNPIREDSDIKSKMSEMNEEKRSKLREIEVKVMKFQDELESGKRPKKPGQSIQEQVEHYRDKLLQKEKEKEKLEREKEKEKAETRLKELKKEKEKDDTPTRKERKRRHSGSPSPTRSSSRRGRSSSPRSERSERSDRSYSKDTSSRSSHKDSPRSSNKKSSKRSPSSPRTPKRSRRSRSRTPKKSTKKSRSKSRSPHRSHKKSKKSKH